In Candidatus Micrarchaeum acidiphilum ARMAN-2, the following are encoded in one genomic region:
- a CDS encoding DNA polymerase II, large subunit DP2 has protein sequence MDSDEYFNEINASFNKAYEVAVKARSIGYDPKTTVEIRPAPDLASRVEGIIGIEGLADIIKAHADGKSRQELAFDIVRVICTDGKFEMEISSRLTLAVRIGLAILTEGILVAPTEGVQGVELHKNPDGTSYISVMYAGPIRGAGGTSAALSVALADFARKLLGIGSYKAQKTEVERCIEEIQIYNSRAARLQYLPGDEDIRTILSNCPVCIDGMPTEQLEVAIHRNVARLDAAGKQQMITNRVRGGICLVSCEGIAQKAKSVLKYTKMAGLDWSWLNKIIKVEKGTSKPGEDKKKTAVFLQELVAGRPVFAYPNHHGSFRLRYGRSRLTGIAAKGFSPATMAILDDFIAVGTQLKVEKPGKGCIAMPVDSIEGPFVKLDSGQALRINTYEDALRLRSSVKKILSVGDILVTYGDFKKTNTPLEPSSYVEEFWYEELKAAGFNGPMPSPASFKEALGYSKDYGVPMHPKYIYEYAEIQPPGLRALAESMAEADVEKSEDSIFGLKSITLSGNRIEEVREALETLCVPHMDYGDRIKIDADDAQSLAFTLGFTENGKLHLSNDVLGKYAEAQDSLQMLSAISPVKIMRRSTRIGGRMGRPEKAKSRLMKPAPNVLFPVGELGGKERSVSKAYSIESKKFDSKGIYAEVARFKCDKGGEYINSFYCRKHKSRATIERKCSVCGHLTNDKKCEKCGSKTNSSESKVLDLIEIVNAALSNLGIQAMPKNVKGVKSLMNGDMVPEPIEKGILRSLHDIHIFKDGTIRFDATDAPITHFYPNEIATPAERLKELGYKKDYMGNELKDDNQLVELMHQDVILNINCAEYFLKVSNFIDDLLVKYYGMQPFYNASKIQDLIGHYVITLSPHTSAGVLCRIIGFTKSNVGFAHPYVISARRRNCDGDEDTTMMLLDGLINFSRSYLPTTIGGTMDAPLILTINVMPEEVDDEVHAMEVSESYGLDFYKSTLSYANPSEVEVEIVANRLGKKSIFSNLKFTTPSSDKSINYAPIQSSYTKLKTMQDKINKQFELMDILYSIDRSDTARRLILSHFIPDLMGNLHSFSKQTFRCGNCNAKYRRVPLVGKCTKCGGKLLLTISKGGIEKYLETATDLANRYNLENYIKQRILLLRDEINAVFGITGPQEQTKQFNLTKFM, from the coding sequence ATGGATTCAGATGAATACTTCAACGAAATCAATGCAAGCTTCAACAAGGCGTACGAAGTCGCGGTAAAGGCAAGGTCGATTGGCTATGATCCAAAGACGACGGTAGAGATAAGGCCAGCGCCGGACCTTGCATCAAGGGTTGAGGGAATAATAGGCATTGAGGGGCTAGCGGATATAATAAAGGCGCACGCTGACGGCAAGTCAAGGCAGGAGCTGGCGTTTGACATAGTCCGCGTCATATGCACAGACGGCAAATTCGAAATGGAGATTTCCTCCAGGCTTACCCTTGCGGTAAGAATAGGTCTTGCCATACTCACCGAGGGCATACTAGTCGCCCCGACGGAGGGGGTTCAAGGCGTAGAGCTCCACAAGAATCCGGATGGGACATCATACATATCGGTGATGTACGCCGGGCCGATAAGAGGTGCAGGAGGAACAAGTGCAGCACTCTCAGTGGCGCTGGCGGATTTTGCCAGAAAGCTTCTTGGAATAGGGAGCTACAAGGCCCAGAAGACCGAAGTAGAAAGGTGCATCGAGGAGATTCAGATATATAATTCCAGGGCTGCCAGGCTGCAGTACCTCCCCGGAGACGAAGATATACGCACCATACTGAGCAATTGCCCGGTCTGCATAGATGGAATGCCTACAGAGCAACTCGAAGTGGCAATACATCGCAATGTAGCACGGCTTGACGCGGCCGGCAAGCAGCAGATGATTACGAACAGGGTACGCGGAGGAATTTGCCTAGTGTCATGCGAGGGCATAGCACAGAAGGCAAAGTCGGTTCTAAAATACACCAAAATGGCAGGCCTGGATTGGTCATGGCTCAACAAAATAATAAAGGTGGAAAAGGGCACCTCAAAGCCGGGCGAGGACAAAAAGAAAACTGCTGTTTTCCTTCAAGAGCTCGTTGCAGGCAGGCCCGTGTTCGCCTATCCCAACCACCATGGTTCGTTCAGGCTCAGGTACGGCCGCTCAAGGCTTACTGGCATAGCGGCAAAGGGCTTCAGCCCTGCTACTATGGCAATTCTTGACGATTTTATAGCAGTTGGAACTCAACTCAAGGTTGAGAAGCCCGGCAAGGGCTGCATAGCCATGCCCGTAGACTCGATAGAGGGGCCTTTCGTGAAGCTGGACTCCGGCCAGGCCCTGAGGATAAACACCTATGAAGACGCTTTGCGGCTGCGCAGCAGCGTAAAAAAGATACTCTCCGTGGGCGACATACTGGTCACATACGGCGACTTCAAAAAGACAAACACCCCTCTAGAGCCGAGCAGCTACGTCGAAGAATTCTGGTACGAGGAACTCAAGGCAGCAGGGTTTAACGGCCCCATGCCGTCTCCTGCCAGCTTCAAGGAAGCGCTTGGCTATTCTAAGGATTACGGAGTGCCGATGCATCCGAAGTACATATACGAGTATGCGGAGATCCAGCCGCCTGGTCTTCGTGCACTGGCGGAATCCATGGCAGAGGCAGATGTGGAGAAATCAGAAGATTCGATATTCGGCCTGAAAAGCATTACTCTGTCTGGAAATCGCATCGAAGAGGTGCGCGAAGCGCTGGAAACCCTATGCGTGCCGCACATGGACTACGGAGACCGGATAAAAATAGATGCAGACGACGCGCAGAGTCTCGCATTCACGCTGGGCTTTACTGAAAACGGGAAGCTGCATCTGAGCAATGACGTGCTCGGGAAATACGCAGAAGCCCAAGACTCGCTGCAGATGCTATCTGCAATATCGCCAGTGAAGATAATGCGCAGGTCTACGCGAATAGGCGGCAGAATGGGCAGGCCTGAGAAGGCCAAAAGCAGGCTCATGAAGCCGGCTCCGAACGTGCTTTTCCCGGTAGGCGAGCTCGGCGGCAAGGAGAGGAGCGTTTCGAAGGCCTATTCCATAGAGTCAAAAAAGTTCGATTCGAAAGGAATATACGCCGAAGTTGCAAGGTTCAAGTGCGACAAAGGCGGAGAATACATTAACTCGTTCTATTGCAGAAAACACAAATCAAGGGCCACCATAGAGCGCAAATGCTCGGTCTGCGGGCACCTGACGAACGACAAAAAGTGCGAAAAATGCGGTTCCAAGACAAACTCGAGCGAAAGCAAGGTGCTGGACCTGATCGAAATAGTCAATGCCGCGCTTTCAAACCTCGGAATTCAGGCCATGCCTAAGAATGTAAAGGGCGTCAAGAGCCTCATGAACGGAGACATGGTGCCGGAGCCGATAGAAAAAGGTATCCTGAGGAGCCTGCACGACATACACATATTCAAGGACGGCACGATAAGGTTTGACGCAACAGACGCCCCGATCACGCATTTCTATCCAAACGAGATAGCTACCCCCGCCGAGAGGTTGAAGGAGCTGGGCTACAAAAAGGATTACATGGGCAACGAGCTAAAAGATGACAACCAGCTTGTAGAACTCATGCACCAAGATGTCATACTTAACATAAACTGCGCGGAATACTTCCTCAAAGTCTCAAACTTCATAGACGACCTCCTGGTAAAATACTACGGCATGCAGCCGTTTTACAATGCGAGCAAGATACAAGACCTCATAGGCCACTACGTAATAACGTTGTCTCCGCACACTTCGGCCGGCGTGCTATGCAGGATAATAGGGTTTACCAAGTCAAACGTCGGCTTCGCGCATCCGTATGTCATATCGGCCAGAAGAAGAAACTGCGACGGCGATGAGGACACCACTATGATGCTGCTCGACGGGCTTATAAACTTTTCGAGAAGCTATCTGCCTACTACCATAGGCGGCACCATGGATGCCCCCCTTATCCTTACAATAAACGTCATGCCCGAAGAAGTCGACGACGAAGTGCATGCGATGGAGGTATCAGAATCATACGGCCTCGACTTCTACAAAAGCACGCTTTCGTATGCCAATCCGTCCGAAGTCGAAGTCGAGATAGTCGCGAACAGGCTCGGCAAAAAAAGCATATTCTCAAACCTGAAGTTCACTACGCCCAGCAGCGACAAGTCGATAAACTACGCGCCGATACAAAGCTCCTACACAAAGCTTAAGACTATGCAAGACAAGATAAACAAGCAGTTCGAGCTCATGGACATTCTCTACTCTATAGACCGGAGCGACACCGCAAGAAGGCTTATACTCAGCCACTTCATACCGGATCTGATGGGCAACCTGCATTCGTTCTCAAAGCAGACGTTCAGGTGCGGCAACTGTAATGCAAAGTACCGCAGGGTGCCTCTCGTAGGAAAATGCACCAAGTGCGGGGGCAAGCTCCTTCTTACCATATCAAAGGGCGGCATAGAGAAGTACCTGGAAACCGCAACAGACCTCGCCAACAGGTACAACCTGGAGAACTACATAAAGCAGCGAATACTGCTTCTGAGAGACGAAATAAACGCGGTATTCGGCATCACGGGCCCGCAGGAGCAGACAAAGCAGTTCAACCTTACGAAATTCATGTGA
- a CDS encoding thiamine biosynthesis protein — MEIGKGYNSVAVYFGELWLKGRNKNFFVDTLCRNIRDRLAGLGYKDLDLWRDRIIIHVNREDEVGPIIERLRYVFGISWFAPALVVGNDIPEIIEGAKRILGRGDRIRLECHRSYKLLKYSSNEVVGEFLRHGGDLGFELDKNSEDVLFISITSSSAILHRHKVAGLGGLPVGTSGRAVVLLSGGIDSPVAAFYAMRRGFDVVYLHIHGYDDPHTAMASKMHELVGQLAKYSGKTRVYYAPFHIFQMAAMGSAPRYELVLFKRFIYLLSEKMADEMNIDAIVTGESLGQVASQTVSNLGSAQSGVRHLIFRPLIGFDKNEIIEMARRIGTYDISIKPYRDVCSIKAKNPAIKTDPFFIRRAFDSAGMKVALEKTYAAMAVTDINSTDDAGADAKA, encoded by the coding sequence ATGGAAATAGGAAAAGGCTACAACTCAGTTGCAGTATACTTTGGCGAGCTTTGGCTCAAGGGGCGCAATAAAAACTTCTTTGTCGACACTCTGTGCAGAAACATCAGAGACAGGCTTGCTGGTCTCGGATATAAGGACTTGGACCTTTGGAGGGACAGGATTATAATACACGTGAACAGGGAAGATGAAGTCGGACCGATAATCGAAAGGCTGCGCTACGTGTTTGGCATATCGTGGTTCGCCCCTGCGCTTGTTGTTGGAAACGACATACCCGAGATAATAGAAGGCGCTAAGCGCATACTTGGGCGCGGTGACAGGATAAGGCTTGAATGCCACAGGAGCTACAAGCTCCTAAAGTACAGTTCAAATGAAGTCGTAGGCGAATTCCTAAGGCATGGCGGAGACCTCGGTTTTGAATTAGACAAAAACAGCGAAGACGTCCTTTTCATAAGCATAACAAGCTCGAGCGCAATACTTCACAGGCACAAGGTGGCGGGCCTTGGCGGGCTTCCGGTTGGGACTTCGGGCCGGGCAGTAGTGCTGCTTTCCGGTGGGATAGATTCGCCGGTTGCAGCATTTTACGCCATGAGGCGCGGCTTTGATGTTGTTTACCTGCACATCCATGGCTACGACGACCCGCATACAGCCATGGCTTCGAAGATGCACGAGCTGGTAGGGCAGCTTGCTAAGTACTCTGGGAAAACAAGGGTATACTATGCCCCGTTTCATATATTCCAGATGGCTGCAATGGGTTCAGCCCCGAGATATGAACTTGTGCTATTCAAGAGGTTTATTTACCTGCTTTCAGAGAAGATGGCGGATGAGATGAATATCGATGCCATAGTTACTGGCGAAAGCCTGGGTCAAGTGGCCTCTCAAACAGTAAGCAACCTCGGCTCGGCGCAGAGCGGGGTGAGGCACCTGATATTCAGACCGCTCATAGGATTTGATAAAAACGAGATAATCGAAATGGCAAGGCGCATAGGCACATATGATATCTCGATAAAACCTTATAGGGATGTGTGCTCGATAAAGGCGAAAAACCCAGCCATCAAGACGGACCCGTTTTTTATAAGGCGCGCGTTCGACTCCGCAGGCATGAAAGTCGCACTTGAGAAGACCTATGCCGCAATGGCCGTGACCGACATTAACAGTACAGATGATGCAGGCGCAGACGCAAAAGCATAA
- a CDS encoding DNA-directed DNA polymerase: MLGKNENLKYLTSRLAEHKIFVSGDLDEKLLSGINVDALVSRILELYGEAPGGIKIIKNEDISSAVSELSSEKAPETVEIVRSAEFKPHAAEISSEYSVDTKEIQQTNGTVNDFINHFKNRFSRIREIIAAHVSANGNPLASLSLLNSFANGREVYIVGMVSRKIVTKNGNILAEIEDQESNAKIMFMKGTSNTSKALFEKAGNIVNDEVLAVKGKISGPFVIANEIVWPDVPILSQKKVDEDFAIAFLSDIHVGSKLFMEKNFSAMINWLNGNPAGRNLDLAGKIKYLVLAGDVADGIGVYPDQDRDLAIPDMYAQYRLLFNFLEQVPDYIEIFVLPGNHDSVQRAEPQPSLPKEIIGDFKKDNIHFLSNPAYITLHGLKILAYHGTSLDSIISNVPNNSYSRPEKAMVELLKRRHLSPIHGGNVTVPSPADGMVIDAVPDILHMGHIHKNGLTAYHGVQVINSGTWQDRTDFQVRQGHIPTPCIMPVFEAQKYKISSVDFSG; encoded by the coding sequence ATGCTGGGCAAGAATGAAAACCTGAAATATTTAACATCAAGGCTAGCAGAGCATAAAATATTCGTATCTGGCGACCTGGACGAAAAACTGCTGTCAGGAATAAACGTAGACGCACTTGTCTCCCGCATACTAGAGCTATACGGTGAAGCGCCTGGCGGCATAAAGATTATAAAAAACGAGGACATATCCTCTGCCGTGTCTGAACTTTCTTCTGAAAAGGCTCCAGAGACCGTCGAAATAGTGAGGTCTGCGGAATTCAAACCGCATGCCGCCGAGATAAGTTCAGAATATTCTGTAGATACTAAAGAAATCCAGCAGACCAACGGAACGGTCAACGATTTCATAAACCACTTCAAGAACAGGTTTTCCCGCATACGCGAAATAATAGCCGCGCACGTCTCTGCCAATGGGAACCCGCTTGCAAGCCTGTCGCTACTAAACAGCTTTGCAAACGGCCGAGAAGTTTATATCGTTGGAATGGTAAGCAGGAAAATAGTTACAAAGAACGGCAATATCCTGGCAGAGATAGAAGACCAGGAATCAAACGCCAAGATAATGTTCATGAAGGGTACCTCGAACACTTCGAAAGCTCTGTTCGAAAAGGCCGGCAACATAGTAAACGATGAAGTGCTCGCAGTAAAGGGAAAGATATCTGGTCCGTTCGTCATAGCAAACGAGATAGTATGGCCTGACGTGCCCATACTCTCGCAGAAAAAAGTCGACGAGGATTTCGCCATAGCGTTCCTGTCCGACATCCACGTCGGCAGCAAGCTCTTCATGGAGAAGAACTTTTCTGCAATGATCAACTGGCTCAACGGGAATCCGGCAGGCAGAAACTTGGACCTAGCCGGAAAGATAAAATACCTTGTGCTGGCAGGAGACGTTGCAGATGGGATAGGGGTATATCCGGATCAGGACCGTGACCTGGCCATTCCAGACATGTATGCCCAGTACCGCCTGCTTTTTAATTTTCTGGAGCAGGTCCCTGACTATATAGAAATATTCGTGCTGCCCGGCAACCATGATTCTGTGCAGCGCGCAGAGCCGCAGCCCAGCCTTCCAAAGGAAATAATCGGAGATTTCAAAAAGGACAACATACACTTCCTTTCAAATCCTGCCTACATCACGCTGCACGGGCTTAAGATCCTTGCATACCATGGAACCTCATTGGATTCAATAATAAGCAACGTCCCGAATAACAGCTACTCGCGCCCCGAAAAGGCAATGGTCGAACTTTTAAAAAGAAGGCACCTGTCCCCAATACATGGTGGAAACGTTACGGTCCCGAGCCCGGCCGACGGGATGGTTATAGACGCTGTGCCTGACATACTGCATATGGGGCACATACACAAAAACGGGCTTACTGCCTATCACGGAGTGCAGGTAATAAACAGCGGTACCTGGCAGGACAGGACCGATTTTCAGGTTCGGCAGGGCCACATACCAACGCCCTGCATAATGCCTGTCTTCGAAGCTCAAAAATACAAGATAAGCTCTGTCGATTTCAGCGGGTGA